One stretch of Scyliorhinus canicula chromosome 7, sScyCan1.1, whole genome shotgun sequence DNA includes these proteins:
- the LOC119969430 gene encoding protein PXR1-like — translation MEGSTSQQEERPKQDNNELRTAGEDEEKKHRTAGEDEEKKQRTAGEDEEKKQRTADEDEKEKKQRTAGEDEKEKKQRSNKTNKRQKCVRNFCGCCLRKCRRLFSYATGDETEESEAKSDEESEDGAFFGCFDLGCCFGEDCD, via the coding sequence ATGGAAGGAAGCACCAGCCAGCAAGAAGAAAGACCAAAGCAAGATAACAATGAGTTGAGGACTGCAGGCGAAGATGAGGAGAAGAAGCATAGGACTGCAGGCGAAGATGAGGAGAAGAAGCAGAGGACTGCAGGCGAAGATGAGGAGAAGAAGCAGAGGACTGCAGACGAAGATGAGAAGGAGAAGAAGCAGAGGACTGCAGGCGAAGATGAGAAGGAGAAGAAGCAGAggagcaacaagacaaacaagcgTCAGAAATGTGTACGCAATTTCTGTGGCTGTTGTTTGAGAAAATGTAGACGTTTATTTTCTTATGCCACAGGTGATGAAACAGAAGAGTCTGAAGCGAAAAGCGATGAAGAATCAGAGGATGGTGCTTTTTTTGGATGCTTTGATCTTGGGTGTTGCTTTGGTGAAGACTGTGATTAG